A single window of Halobacterium jilantaiense DNA harbors:
- the kdgK1 gene encoding bifunctional 2-dehydro-3-deoxygluconokinase/2-dehydro-3-deoxygalactonokinase, with the protein MDVVTFGETMLRLSPPGHERIEQAGELDVRAAGAESNVAVNAGRLGAETAWLSKLPESPLGRKVAAALRAQGTTPEVVWSDDGETRQGLYFLEQGGEPRGTNVVYDRADAAVTTATADELATEFVERAGYLHTSGITPALSETLEATTADLLELAQETGTTATFDVNYRSKLWNPEDARATLEALFPDVDVLFVAERDAKEVLDREGDAEAVARGLTDEFAFGTVVVTRGDAGALAVRNDDVFEQPTVETETHDPIGTGDAFVGGYLAARVDGGSVADALEWGAATAALKRTVPGDVALVTREEVEAVLAENDSGIDR; encoded by the coding sequence ATGGACGTAGTGACGTTCGGGGAGACGATGCTGCGGCTGTCGCCGCCCGGCCACGAGCGCATCGAGCAGGCCGGCGAACTCGACGTGCGCGCGGCGGGCGCGGAGAGCAACGTCGCGGTGAACGCCGGCCGCCTCGGCGCGGAAACGGCGTGGCTGTCGAAGCTCCCGGAGTCGCCGCTCGGTCGCAAAGTCGCCGCGGCGCTGCGCGCGCAGGGCACGACCCCCGAGGTCGTCTGGAGCGACGACGGCGAGACCCGGCAGGGCCTCTACTTCCTCGAACAGGGCGGCGAGCCCCGCGGGACGAACGTCGTCTACGACCGCGCGGACGCCGCGGTGACGACGGCGACGGCCGACGAACTGGCGACGGAGTTCGTGGAGCGCGCCGGCTACCTCCACACGTCGGGCATCACGCCCGCGCTCTCCGAGACCCTCGAAGCGACGACCGCGGACCTGCTCGAACTGGCCCAGGAGACGGGGACGACCGCCACGTTCGACGTGAACTACCGGAGCAAGCTCTGGAACCCCGAGGACGCCCGGGCGACGCTGGAGGCGCTGTTCCCGGACGTGGACGTGCTGTTCGTCGCCGAGCGCGACGCGAAGGAAGTCCTCGACCGCGAGGGTGACGCAGAGGCTGTCGCCCGGGGGCTCACCGACGAGTTCGCGTTCGGCACCGTCGTCGTCACGCGCGGCGACGCGGGCGCGCTCGCGGTGCGGAACGACGACGTGTTCGAGCAGCCGACCGTCGAGACGGAGACCCACGACCCCATCGGGACGGGGGACGCGTTCGTCGGCGGCTACCTCGCCGCTCGCGTGGACGGCGGGAGCGTCGCGGACGCGCTGGAGTGGGGCGCTGCGACTGCCGCGCTGAAACGAACCGTCCCGGGGGACGTGGCGCTCGTCACGCGCGAGGAGGTCGAGGCGGTGCTGGCGGAGAACGACTCGGGCATCGACCGGTAG
- a CDS encoding helix-turn-helix domain-containing protein, protein MREVTLRVRHHGEPESDVSADHPDLTLRSVSSLSGSAAERKRIVEARGPADEIRAFLEEFAAASSVKSAEPLSPLDNDRVFVAVTYDSYQWDSIAQRLADHGVHYRVGTTIRAGWEHWTLYLEEDDDLSAVVDSLEAAGNDTELMRDVALDEVDGEEHLALSRILEDLTDRQREVLAMATGMGYYDEGSDVRVEDIADEIGLAGTTTWEHLSRAEEKVMAEVGEYLAARGH, encoded by the coding sequence ATGCGGGAAGTAACGCTGCGGGTGCGCCACCACGGCGAGCCCGAGAGCGACGTGAGCGCGGACCACCCCGACCTCACCCTCCGGTCCGTCTCGTCGCTGTCGGGCAGCGCCGCGGAACGAAAGCGCATCGTGGAGGCTCGCGGCCCGGCCGACGAGATTCGCGCGTTTCTGGAGGAGTTCGCCGCCGCGTCCTCCGTGAAGTCCGCAGAGCCGCTGTCGCCGCTGGACAACGACCGCGTGTTCGTCGCCGTCACCTACGACTCGTACCAGTGGGACTCCATCGCCCAGCGGCTCGCCGACCACGGCGTCCACTACCGGGTGGGGACCACCATCCGCGCGGGCTGGGAGCACTGGACGCTGTACCTCGAAGAGGACGACGACCTGAGCGCGGTCGTCGACTCCCTGGAGGCCGCCGGCAACGACACCGAACTCATGCGGGACGTCGCGCTCGACGAGGTCGACGGCGAAGAACACCTCGCGCTCTCCCGGATACTGGAGGACCTGACCGACCGACAGCGGGAGGTGCTGGCGATGGCGACGGGGATGGGGTACTACGACGAGGGGTCGGACGTCCGGGTCGAGGACATCGCCGACGAGATCGGGCTCGCCGGCACGACGACCTGGGAGCACCTCTCGCGCGCCGAGGAGAAGGTGATGGCCGAGGTCGGCGAGTACCTCGCCGCCCGCGGTCACTGA
- a CDS encoding ABC transporter permease, which translates to MWRYIAKRTGHAIFVMWMVATTVFVGLRSVPGGPVRAMLGQEATPEAVASLRADLGLDQPLHVQYVDWLGGMLSGDFGRSITSSETVGALIGSAAPKTVSIAAFGVVLGLAVAIPAGIIGATRRNEPADYATTVGAFVGISMPAFFIGILLAIVFGVQLGWFPVVGYTPLSEGVVPWLESIVLPGIAVGLPYAAGVTRMMRSSLIEILDEQYMRTAVAKGISSRVQLYKHALQNAMIPVVTIAGIQLALVLGGSVTVEIVFGIQGLGRLLVNSILERNYPVTQMTILLVAGIFVFMNLLVDIAYTAIDPRIRYGGEQS; encoded by the coding sequence ATGTGGAGGTACATCGCGAAACGCACCGGCCACGCCATCTTCGTGATGTGGATGGTGGCCACCACGGTGTTCGTCGGTCTGCGGTCGGTCCCGGGCGGCCCCGTCCGCGCGATGCTCGGGCAGGAGGCCACGCCGGAGGCCGTCGCGAGCCTGCGCGCCGACCTCGGGCTGGACCAGCCGCTGCACGTCCAGTACGTCGACTGGCTCGGCGGGATGCTCTCCGGCGACTTCGGCCGGTCGATCACGTCCAGTGAGACGGTCGGCGCGCTCATCGGGAGCGCCGCGCCGAAGACCGTCTCCATCGCCGCGTTCGGCGTCGTGCTCGGGCTGGCCGTCGCCATCCCGGCCGGCATCATCGGCGCGACCCGCCGCAACGAGCCCGCCGACTACGCCACCACGGTCGGCGCGTTCGTCGGCATCTCGATGCCGGCGTTCTTCATCGGCATCCTGCTCGCCATCGTGTTCGGCGTCCAGCTCGGCTGGTTCCCCGTCGTGGGGTACACGCCGCTCTCGGAGGGCGTCGTGCCGTGGCTGGAGAGCATCGTGTTGCCCGGCATCGCCGTCGGGCTGCCGTACGCGGCCGGCGTCACGCGCATGATGCGGTCCTCGCTCATCGAGATTCTCGACGAGCAGTACATGCGCACGGCGGTCGCGAAAGGCATCAGCAGCCGCGTCCAGCTGTACAAGCACGCCCTCCAGAACGCGATGATTCCCGTCGTCACCATCGCCGGCATTCAGCTGGCGCTGGTGCTGGGCGGCAGCGTCACCGTGGAGATCGTCTTCGGCATCCAGGGCCTCGGACGGCTGCTCGTGAACTCGATCCTGGAACGCAACTACCCGGTGACCCAGATGACGATTCTGCTGGTCGCCGGCATCTTCGTCTTCATGAACCTACTCGTCGACATCGCCTACACCGCCATCGACCCGCGCATCCGGTACGGAGGTGAACAGTCGTGA
- a CDS encoding MFS transporter, whose translation MSEEDVDHAARARDHLGFSRWWLVLAAAGMMAVVGPYQYVWSSLRGPVARQLGIEAAALSTVFTLFVIVQAGSQFPVGWWRDRHGPRGLAVLAAFLAGGGYVGLSVAQTVWQIYLAYSLGALGVGIVYTVAVNTALKWFPDRRGLTSGVGTMAFAGGSAALVPYVRANTGPDLPAEAYVDVLQNVGVLIFAVVLVGALVLRDPPAGWRSDGDSADYVGPQFTWREMLRTWQFWLMYVMFVAVSGAGLMLTEKIVSYADQLGLAGLIATAAATLLPLAGGVGRLVLGGVSDRVSRTNAMAAAFTILGLGLFAVVYFGINGMGAAFVAAVAVATFFWSPQYTLFPSVVGDYYGEEHSSANYALLYSGKMWGGVFGGTVTGAFVVSLGWDNTFLLGGVLAILAGAAALLLEAPAPPDDDSDPSGTGDRAPAGTDD comes from the coding sequence ATGAGCGAGGAGGACGTCGACCACGCGGCGCGCGCACGAGACCACCTCGGCTTCTCGCGGTGGTGGCTGGTGCTGGCGGCGGCCGGCATGATGGCCGTCGTCGGCCCCTACCAGTACGTCTGGAGCAGCCTCCGCGGCCCCGTCGCGCGCCAACTCGGCATCGAGGCCGCCGCGCTCTCGACGGTGTTCACGCTGTTCGTCATCGTGCAGGCGGGCAGCCAGTTCCCCGTCGGCTGGTGGCGCGACCGCCACGGCCCCCGCGGGCTGGCCGTCCTCGCGGCGTTCCTCGCCGGCGGCGGCTACGTTGGCCTCTCCGTCGCCCAGACGGTCTGGCAGATATACCTCGCGTACTCGCTGGGCGCGCTCGGCGTCGGCATCGTCTACACCGTCGCCGTCAACACCGCGCTCAAGTGGTTCCCGGACCGCCGCGGGCTCACCTCCGGCGTCGGCACGATGGCGTTCGCCGGCGGTAGCGCCGCGCTCGTCCCGTACGTCCGCGCGAACACCGGGCCGGACCTCCCCGCAGAGGCGTACGTCGACGTCCTCCAGAACGTCGGTGTACTCATCTTCGCCGTCGTTCTCGTCGGCGCGCTCGTCCTCCGTGACCCGCCCGCGGGCTGGCGCTCGGACGGCGACAGCGCGGACTACGTCGGCCCCCAGTTCACGTGGCGGGAGATGCTCCGCACCTGGCAGTTCTGGCTCATGTACGTCATGTTCGTCGCCGTCTCCGGGGCCGGCCTGATGCTCACGGAGAAAATCGTCTCCTACGCCGACCAGCTCGGGCTCGCCGGCCTCATCGCCACCGCCGCCGCCACCCTGCTGCCGCTGGCGGGCGGGGTCGGCCGACTCGTCCTCGGCGGCGTCAGCGACCGCGTCTCCCGCACGAACGCGATGGCGGCCGCGTTCACGATTCTCGGCCTCGGACTGTTCGCGGTGGTCTACTTCGGCATCAACGGCATGGGCGCGGCGTTCGTCGCAGCGGTCGCCGTCGCGACGTTCTTCTGGAGCCCCCAGTACACGCTGTTCCCGAGCGTCGTCGGCGACTACTACGGCGAAGAGCACTCCAGCGCGAACTACGCGCTGCTGTACTCGGGGAAGATGTGGGGCGGCGTCTTCGGCGGCACCGTCACGGGCGCGTTCGTCGTCTCGCTGGGCTGGGACAACACCTTCCTGCTCGGCGGCGTGCTCGCCATCCTCGCCGGTGCGGCCGCCCTCCTGCTGGAGGCACCCGCGCCGCCCGACGACGACTCGGACCCGTCGGGTACGGGAGACCGCGCTCCCGCCGGCACCGACGACTGA
- the ggt gene encoding gamma-glutamyltransferase, with the protein MQTPDLDRFSSRRSTVYGQRGVVATSQPLAAQTGVSVLEDGGNAFDAAVATAAALNVVEPTSTGLGGDVFALYRTADGEVGAMRSCGHAPADATIETVSEALADEQDVDPEDAEMPMTGPQTVTVPGTARGWEATAERFGEKDLSELLQPAIRYATQGYPVSEGIASAWDYGEELFEHDNARDAYLFDGESPDVGQTVTLPKLGESLRRIAEEGADVVYEGDIAHAIADEVQSRGGFLTVDDLADFEVEWPDPVSTTYNGAEVFELPPNNQGLVALEALNIAEELGAGDHPIGSPERVHYFAEAMKLAFEDGHHYITDPEFEDHPPLGSKNWAAKRAEHVGETNNTEVSFGVPNAGDAEDADTVLLCVADDEGNLVSFINSRFAGFGSGLVAGDTGIALQNRGASFSLDREDPNRLEPGKRPFHTLIPALARFDEDDWAAFGVMGGYMQPQGHTQVISNIVDYDLPLQAALDRPRWRYREDGELALEPHFDSHVAAKLVRKEHDVRTLTSELFGGAQIVRNDNGTLSAATEPRKDGNAQGF; encoded by the coding sequence ATGCAGACACCGGACCTCGACCGGTTCTCGTCCCGCCGCTCGACAGTCTACGGACAGCGCGGCGTCGTCGCCACCAGCCAGCCGCTCGCCGCACAGACCGGCGTCTCAGTTCTGGAGGACGGCGGCAACGCCTTCGACGCCGCGGTCGCGACGGCCGCCGCGCTGAACGTCGTCGAACCCACGTCGACGGGGCTGGGCGGCGACGTGTTCGCGCTCTACCGGACTGCCGACGGCGAGGTCGGCGCGATGCGGTCCTGCGGACACGCGCCCGCCGACGCCACCATCGAGACCGTCAGCGAGGCGCTCGCCGACGAGCAGGACGTCGACCCCGAGGACGCCGAGATGCCGATGACGGGCCCGCAGACCGTCACCGTCCCCGGCACCGCCCGCGGCTGGGAGGCGACCGCCGAGCGCTTCGGCGAGAAAGACCTCTCCGAACTCCTCCAGCCCGCCATCCGGTACGCCACTCAGGGCTACCCGGTCTCCGAGGGCATCGCCTCGGCGTGGGACTACGGCGAGGAGCTGTTCGAGCACGACAACGCCCGCGACGCCTACCTCTTCGACGGCGAGAGCCCGGACGTCGGCCAGACCGTCACGCTCCCGAAGCTCGGCGAGTCGCTGCGCCGCATCGCCGAGGAGGGCGCGGACGTCGTCTACGAGGGCGACATCGCTCACGCAATCGCCGACGAGGTCCAGTCCCGCGGCGGCTTCCTCACCGTCGACGACCTCGCGGACTTCGAGGTGGAGTGGCCGGACCCCGTCTCCACGACGTACAACGGCGCGGAGGTCTTCGAACTCCCGCCGAACAACCAGGGCCTCGTCGCGCTCGAAGCGCTCAACATCGCCGAGGAACTCGGTGCCGGCGACCACCCCATCGGCTCCCCCGAGCGCGTCCACTACTTCGCGGAGGCGATGAAACTCGCCTTCGAGGACGGCCACCACTACATCACCGACCCCGAGTTCGAGGACCACCCGCCGCTCGGCTCGAAGAACTGGGCAGCCAAGCGCGCCGAGCACGTCGGGGAGACGAACAACACCGAGGTCTCCTTCGGCGTCCCGAACGCGGGCGACGCCGAGGACGCCGACACCGTCCTGCTCTGTGTCGCCGACGACGAGGGCAACCTCGTCTCCTTCATCAACTCCCGGTTCGCGGGCTTCGGCTCCGGGCTGGTCGCCGGCGACACCGGCATCGCCCTGCAGAACCGCGGCGCGTCGTTCTCGCTGGACCGCGAGGACCCGAACCGCCTCGAACCGGGCAAGCGCCCGTTCCACACCCTGATTCCGGCGCTCGCGCGCTTCGACGAGGACGACTGGGCGGCGTTCGGCGTGATGGGCGGCTACATGCAGCCCCAGGGTCACACGCAGGTGATTTCGAACATCGTCGACTACGACCTCCCGCTGCAGGCCGCCCTCGACCGGCCGCGCTGGCGCTACCGGGAGGACGGCGAACTCGCCCTCGAACCGCACTTCGACTCGCACGTCGCCGCGAAACTCGTCCGCAAGGAACACGACGTCCGCACGCTCACGTCCGAGCTGTTCGGCGGCGCGCAGATTGTCCGGAACGACAACGGCACGCTCTCCGCGGCCACCGAACCGCGGAAGGACGGGAACGCGCAGGGCTTCTAG
- the mutL gene encoding DNA mismatch repair endonuclease MutL — protein MSGGHVRELDEATVAQIAAGEVVERPASVVKELVENSLDAGASSVDVSVESGGTERIVVADDGRGMTADDLQVAVRQHTTSKLGDADDLDAVSTLGFRGEALYTVGSVSEMTVTTRPRDAGGSGSRIVVDHGDVGDVTPAGRPAGTTVEVADLFGETPARRKYLKRAATEFGHVNRAVTRYALANPDVAVSLTHDGREVFATTGTGDVRDAALAVYGREVAQSLREVDAEPNTGSVERVHGYVSDPEVTRSTREYLATFVNGRAVTDTVLREAVLDGYGGQLAPDRYPFAVLFVDCEGVDANVHPRKLEVRFEDEAGVKSAVESAVRDALLDSGLVRSGAPRGASKPENAEISPERETADDDEHDTTRVSDGDEQTAELSGAISESASSGFRASESAGTTGSSDPATDATRSGSPRREDSESETESETRSFDPPAENARLTADAGGEKRDDTDPAPERDSLPDLRVLGQLHDTYVVAEADDGLVLIDQHAADERVHYERLQDRLDGASQALVAPVELELTAGEAAVFESALDGLRELGFDTDLSGRTAEVTAVPAVLSDVLDPELARDVLAAFLSDAGGDPVGDAADALLSDLACSPAIKGNTSLTEGSIVGLLDELDACENPYACPHGRPTVVEVDGDELAERFERDYPGHAGRRREDAGN, from the coding sequence ATGAGCGGCGGCCACGTACGCGAACTGGACGAGGCGACTGTGGCCCAGATTGCGGCGGGCGAGGTCGTCGAGCGGCCCGCGAGCGTCGTGAAGGAACTCGTGGAGAACAGCCTCGACGCGGGCGCATCGAGCGTGGACGTGAGCGTCGAGTCCGGCGGCACGGAACGCATCGTGGTCGCCGACGACGGCCGCGGGATGACCGCCGACGACCTCCAGGTGGCGGTCCGCCAGCACACGACGAGCAAGCTCGGTGACGCCGACGACCTCGACGCCGTCTCGACGCTCGGCTTCCGGGGCGAGGCGCTGTACACGGTCGGCTCCGTCTCCGAGATGACGGTGACGACGCGGCCCCGGGACGCCGGCGGCTCGGGCTCGCGCATCGTCGTCGACCACGGCGACGTGGGCGACGTGACGCCCGCGGGCCGACCCGCCGGGACGACCGTCGAAGTCGCGGACCTGTTCGGGGAGACGCCGGCGCGCCGGAAGTACCTCAAGCGCGCCGCGACGGAGTTCGGGCACGTGAACCGGGCGGTCACGCGGTACGCGCTCGCGAACCCCGACGTGGCCGTCTCGCTGACCCACGACGGCCGCGAGGTGTTCGCGACGACGGGCACCGGGGACGTGCGGGACGCCGCGCTCGCCGTCTACGGCCGCGAGGTCGCCCAGTCCCTGCGGGAGGTCGACGCCGAACCGAACACCGGGAGTGTCGAGCGCGTCCACGGCTACGTCTCCGACCCCGAGGTCACGCGCTCGACCCGCGAGTACCTCGCGACGTTCGTGAACGGGCGCGCCGTCACGGACACCGTGCTCCGAGAGGCAGTCCTCGACGGCTACGGCGGCCAGCTCGCCCCCGACCGCTACCCGTTCGCGGTGCTGTTCGTGGACTGCGAGGGCGTCGACGCGAACGTCCACCCGCGCAAGCTCGAAGTCCGCTTCGAGGACGAGGCCGGCGTCAAATCTGCCGTCGAGTCCGCGGTCCGGGACGCGCTCCTGGACTCGGGGCTCGTGCGCTCGGGCGCGCCCCGCGGCGCGTCGAAGCCCGAGAACGCCGAGATTTCGCCAGAGCGGGAGACGGCGGACGACGACGAGCACGATACGACGCGAGTGAGTGACGGCGACGAGCAGACCGCGGAGCTGTCTGGAGCCATCAGCGAGTCCGCGAGTTCCGGGTTCAGAGCCAGCGAGAGCGCCGGGACGACCGGCAGCAGCGACCCGGCCACCGACGCGACGCGGTCCGGTTCGCCGCGACGGGAAGACTCGGAATCGGAGACCGAGTCGGAGACCCGCAGCTTCGACCCGCCGGCCGAGAACGCGCGGCTGACGGCGGACGCAGGGGGCGAGAAGCGCGACGACACCGACCCCGCACCCGAGCGCGACAGCCTCCCCGACCTGCGGGTGCTGGGCCAGCTCCACGACACCTACGTCGTCGCCGAGGCCGACGACGGCCTCGTCCTGATAGACCAGCACGCGGCCGACGAGCGCGTCCACTACGAGCGGTTGCAGGACCGACTCGACGGTGCCTCGCAGGCGCTCGTCGCCCCCGTCGAACTCGAACTGACGGCGGGCGAGGCGGCGGTCTTCGAGTCGGCGCTCGACGGCCTGCGCGAACTCGGGTTCGACACCGACCTGTCCGGCCGGACCGCGGAAGTGACGGCCGTGCCGGCGGTTCTCTCGGACGTCCTCGACCCCGAACTGGCGCGGGACGTGCTCGCGGCGTTCCTGTCGGACGCGGGCGGCGACCCAGTGGGCGACGCCGCGGACGCGCTGCTCTCGGATTTGGCGTGTTCGCCGGCGATCAAGGGCAACACGTCGCTGACGGAGGGGTCTATCGTGGGGTTGCTAGACGAGCTCGACGCCTGCGAGAACCCCTACGCGTGCCCGCACGGCCGGCCGACGGTCGTCGAGGTCGACGGCGACGAACTCGCCGAGCGCTTCGAGCGGGACTACCCCGGGCACGCGGGCCGCCGGCGCGAGGACGCGGGGAACTAA
- a CDS encoding DUF1028 domain-containing protein, translating to MTFSLCVRAETPDGPAFGVGVATDAPAVGALAPYVSHRGAVSTQSFVNVRLGRRGVELLDDLAVSDALSGVLARDDYRSLRQLHGVDARGDTYAFTGEDCEPWTGHVVRDDEGVTAAGNMLANGETLDDTVEAFLGSADDASNDPVPDADLVPRLVDALAAGRDAGGDGRGHTSAAVKVKAPQATAYHDLRVDEHETPIEELRRVYEAAEAASDTFTESRKSRIFD from the coding sequence ATGACGTTCTCACTGTGCGTTCGCGCGGAGACGCCCGACGGCCCGGCGTTCGGCGTCGGGGTCGCGACCGACGCGCCGGCCGTCGGCGCGCTCGCGCCCTACGTCAGCCACCGAGGCGCGGTCAGCACGCAGAGCTTCGTGAACGTGCGACTCGGCCGCAGGGGCGTCGAACTGCTTGACGACCTCGCGGTCTCGGACGCGCTCTCCGGGGTGCTCGCGCGGGACGACTACAGGTCGCTCCGACAGCTCCACGGCGTCGACGCGCGCGGAGACACGTACGCGTTCACGGGCGAGGACTGCGAGCCCTGGACCGGTCACGTCGTCCGGGACGACGAGGGCGTGACGGCCGCCGGGAACATGCTCGCGAACGGCGAGACGCTGGACGACACCGTGGAAGCGTTCCTCGGTTCCGCCGACGACGCGAGCAACGACCCGGTGCCGGACGCCGACCTGGTGCCGCGGCTGGTGGACGCGCTCGCGGCGGGCCGGGACGCCGGCGGCGACGGCCGCGGCCACACGTCGGCAGCGGTGAAAGTGAAGGCCCCGCAGGCGACGGCCTACCACGACCTCCGGGTGGACGAACACGAGACGCCCATCGAGGAACTGCGGCGGGTGTACGAGGCCGCCGAGGCCGCCAGCGACACCTTCACCGAGTCCAGGAAGTCCCGCATCTTCGACTGA
- a CDS encoding ABC transporter substrate-binding protein yields MADTDKPTDEQLSGPVVDRRTTMSLLGAAGLGAIAGCTGGGGGDGDSDETTAGSDDGGDTTTADEGAPSMGGRLKAGWFTGSIDELDPAFISVGQFFQLAGNVFSGLTKLGPDLEIVGDLAEDWEVTDGGKTFTFQLRDDVTFHNGVEFTAEDVKYTINRTISEEAPAASKLSSLQPIEEGGVEVVGDYEVTLRWEEANVTSLVYLTRGPGRAATIVSKEAIEEMGSDEYSVTPVGTGPFEVTGHDVGSSVTLDAYDDYFETDEDGNSLPYLDGIDVQPIPEPSSIVNALRSGDIHFANMVPLQNLSQLESDSAANADRAPGINWYGLAMNQDREPFGSRQVRRGMAKIIDNERFVETAYFGNALPDTGPINKGTGWVWRDDKPSDQDFALEEGMSMLEDAGAADASFSILTAESSLRQAKAMRQQLNERGLDVDVEQVTSSTYWTRYEEGDYDVTISGSVIDPDPEQSLWNFYRLPDEGGVWNWVNYQSQEAHDLLAEQRAETDRDARRDLLHELEDTLIADAPHAYLVHQDDIAGVRQEVGGFKHLSGLRNFHQVYLDE; encoded by the coding sequence ATGGCAGACACTGACAAACCAACCGACGAACAGCTGAGTGGTCCCGTCGTGGACCGCCGCACCACGATGTCGCTGCTCGGCGCGGCCGGTCTCGGTGCCATCGCGGGCTGCACCGGGGGCGGTGGCGGCGACGGCGACAGCGACGAAACCACCGCCGGCAGCGACGACGGCGGCGACACCACCACGGCCGACGAAGGTGCCCCCAGCATGGGCGGCCGCCTCAAGGCCGGCTGGTTCACCGGCAGCATCGACGAACTCGACCCGGCGTTCATCAGCGTCGGCCAGTTCTTCCAGCTGGCCGGCAACGTCTTCAGCGGGCTGACGAAGCTCGGCCCCGACCTCGAAATCGTCGGCGACCTCGCCGAGGACTGGGAGGTCACCGACGGCGGCAAGACGTTCACCTTCCAGCTCCGGGACGACGTCACGTTCCACAACGGCGTCGAGTTCACCGCGGAGGACGTCAAGTACACCATCAACCGCACCATCTCCGAGGAGGCACCCGCGGCCTCGAAGCTGTCCTCGCTCCAGCCGATCGAAGAGGGCGGCGTCGAAGTCGTCGGCGACTACGAAGTCACGCTCCGCTGGGAGGAAGCGAACGTCACCTCGCTGGTCTACCTGACCCGCGGCCCGGGCCGCGCGGCCACCATCGTCAGCAAGGAGGCCATCGAGGAGATGGGCTCCGACGAGTACAGCGTCACGCCGGTCGGGACCGGCCCCTTCGAGGTCACCGGCCACGACGTCGGCTCCAGCGTCACGCTGGACGCCTACGACGACTACTTCGAGACCGACGAGGACGGCAACAGCCTCCCGTACCTCGACGGCATCGACGTCCAGCCGATTCCGGAGCCGTCGTCCATCGTGAACGCGCTGCGCAGCGGCGACATCCACTTCGCGAACATGGTGCCGCTGCAGAACCTCTCCCAGCTGGAGAGCGACAGCGCCGCGAACGCGGACCGCGCGCCCGGCATCAACTGGTACGGCCTCGCGATGAACCAGGACCGCGAGCCGTTCGGCTCCCGGCAGGTCCGCCGCGGCATGGCGAAAATCATCGACAACGAGCGCTTCGTCGAGACCGCGTACTTCGGGAACGCGCTCCCCGACACCGGCCCCATCAACAAGGGGACCGGCTGGGTGTGGCGCGACGACAAACCGAGCGACCAGGACTTCGCCCTCGAAGAGGGGATGTCCATGCTGGAGGACGCCGGCGCTGCCGACGCGAGCTTCTCCATCCTGACCGCCGAGAGCTCGCTCCGGCAGGCGAAGGCGATGCGCCAGCAGCTCAACGAGCGCGGCCTCGACGTGGACGTCGAACAGGTCACGTCCTCGACGTACTGGACGCGCTACGAGGAAGGCGACTACGACGTCACCATCTCGGGCAGCGTCATCGACCCCGACCCCGAGCAGTCGCTCTGGAACTTCTACCGGCTGCCCGACGAGGGCGGCGTCTGGAACTGGGTGAACTACCAGAGCCAGGAGGCCCACGACCTGCTGGCCGAGCAGCGCGCGGAGACCGACCGCGACGCGCGCCGCGACCTCCTCCACGAACTCGAAGACACGCTCATCGCAGACGCCCCGCACGCGTACCTCGTCCATCAGGACGACATCGCCGGCGTCCGCCAGGAGGTCGGCGGCTTCAAACACCTCTCTGGTCTGCGGAACTTCCACCAGGTGTACCTCGACGAGTAA